Proteins found in one Triticum aestivum cultivar Chinese Spring chromosome 4D, IWGSC CS RefSeq v2.1, whole genome shotgun sequence genomic segment:
- the LOC123098555 gene encoding embryonic protein DC-8 isoform X1 — protein sequence MALSKRLAATALLVLLALAASASAKTTREAAEAATAKTTPGGAETAPGKEEESWTGWAKDKISEGLGLDKISEGLGLKHHADEEEAARKAGQTVKSARETVQHTASETGRQASGKASDAKEAAEQAATGAANKAGQAKDKAAETVKGTAGEASKKTEQAKHKTKEAAEAAAKTGAETHERSKQGKAKVEEAAKEKAGQGYETLKQTKDAAAEKAGAAKDTAAEKAAAAKDAAAEKAGGATQTAAEKAAAAKDAAAGATQTAAAAKDAAAGATQTAAAAKDAAAEKAGAAKQTAAEKAAAAKDAAAEKARATKDAAWEKTESAKDATWQAQEKLKQYNDVASEKAANVKDAAAEKAPAAKDAAWKNAEAAKGTVGEKAGAAKDATLEKTASAKDAAWETAEAAKDTAWETAEAAKDKANQGYEKVKEKVGEVKDKVTGAAADGKAKKHRKDDEL from the exons ATGGCGTTGTCGAAGAGGCTCGCGGCGACGGCGCTGCTGGTGCTGCTCGCGTTGGCGGCGTCCGCGTCGGCCAAGACGACGCGGGAAGCCGCTGAGGCGGCCACGGCCAAGACGACGCCGGGCGGCGCGGAGACGGCGCCGGGCAAGGAGGAAGAGTCCTGGACGGGGTGGGCCAAGGACAAGATCTCCGAGGGCCTCGGCCTGGACAAGATCTCCGAGGGGCTCGGGCTCAAGCACcacgccgacgaggaggaggccgcgcgCAAGGCCGGCCAGACCGTCAAGTCCGCCCGCGAGACCGTCCAGCACACCGCCTCCG AGACGGGGAGGCAGGCGAGCGGCAAGGCTTCGGACGCCaaggaggcggcggagcaggcggcgacCGGGGCCGCCAACAAGGCGGGGCAGGCCAAGGACAAGGCGGCGGAGACGGTGAAGGGCACGGCCGGCGAGGCGTCCAAGAAGACGGAGCAGGCTAAGCACAAGACCAAGGAGGCCGCGGAGGCGGCCGCCAAGACCGGCGCCGAGACGCACGAGCGGTCGAAGCAGGGCAAGGCTAAGGTTGAGGAGGCGGCCAAGGAAAAGGCTGGACAGGGGTACGAGACGCTGAAGCAAACCAAGGACGCGGCCGCCGAGAAGGCCGGCGCCGCCAAGGACACGGCTGCGGAGAAGGCCGCAGCAGCCAAGGACGCCGCCGCGGAGAAAGCCGGCGGCGCCACGCAGACGGCCGCGGAGAAGGCTGCAGCAGCCAAggacgccgccgccggcgccacgcAGACGGCAGCGGCAGCCAAggacgccgccgccggcgccacgcAGACGGCAGCGGCAGCCAAGGACGCCGCCGCGGAGAAGGCCGGGGCCGCCAAGCAGACAGCCGCGGAGAAGGCAGCGGCAGCGAAGGACGCCGCCGCAGAGAAGGCCCGCGCCACGAAGGATGCGGCCTGGGAGAAGACGGAGTCTGCCAAGGACGCCACATGGCAGGCGCAGGAGAAGCTGAAGCAATACAACGACGTCGCGTCGGAGAAGGCCGCGAACGTCAAGGACGCCGCTGCGGAGAAGGCCCCGGCCGCCAAGGACGCCGCGTGGAAGAACGCCGAGGCGGCCAAGGGAACGGTCGGGGAGAAGGCAGGGGCGGCCAAGGACGCCACGTTGGAGAAGACGGCGTCGGCCAAGGACGCCGCATGGGAGACGGCGGAGGCGGCCAAGGACACGGCCTGGGAGACGGCGGAGGCGGCCAAGGATAAGGCCAACCAGGGGTACGAGAAGGTGAAGGAGAAGGTTGGGGAGGTGAAGGACAAGGTCACCGGCGCGGCAGCCGACGGCAAGGCGAAGAAGCACCGCAAGGACGACGAGCTGTGA
- the LOC123098555 gene encoding embryonic protein DC-8 isoform X2: protein MALSKRLAATALLVLLALAASASAKTTREAAEAATAKTTPGGAETAPGKEEESWTGWAKDKISEGLGLDKISEGLGLKHHADEEEAARKAGQTVKSARETVQHTASETGRQASGKASDAKEAAEQAATGAANKAGQAKDKAAETVKGTAGEASKKTEQAKHKTKEAAEAAAKTGAETHERSKQGKAKVEEAAKEKAGQGYETLKQTKDAAAEKAGAAKDTAAEKAAAAKDAAAEKAGGATQTAAEKAAAAKDAAAGATQTAAETAAAAKDAAAEKAGAAKQTAAEKAAAAKDAAAEKARATKDAAWEKTESAKDATWQAQEKLKQYNDVASEKAANVKDAAAEKAPAAKDAAWKNAEAAKGTVGEKAGAAKDATLEKTASAKDAAWETAEAAKDTAWETAEAAKDKANQGYEKVKEKVGEVKDKVTGAAADGKAKKHRKDDEL, encoded by the exons ATGGCGTTGTCGAAGAGGCTCGCGGCGACGGCGCTGCTGGTGCTGCTCGCGTTGGCGGCGTCCGCGTCGGCCAAGACGACGCGGGAAGCCGCTGAGGCGGCCACGGCCAAGACGACGCCGGGCGGCGCGGAGACGGCGCCGGGCAAGGAGGAAGAGTCCTGGACGGGGTGGGCCAAGGACAAGATCTCCGAGGGCCTCGGCCTGGACAAGATCTCCGAGGGGCTCGGGCTCAAGCACcacgccgacgaggaggaggccgcgcgCAAGGCCGGCCAGACCGTCAAGTCCGCCCGCGAGACCGTCCAGCACACCGCCTCCG AGACGGGGAGGCAGGCGAGCGGCAAGGCTTCGGACGCCaaggaggcggcggagcaggcggcgacCGGGGCCGCCAACAAGGCGGGGCAGGCCAAGGACAAGGCGGCGGAGACGGTGAAGGGCACGGCCGGCGAGGCGTCCAAGAAGACGGAGCAGGCTAAGCACAAGACCAAGGAGGCCGCGGAGGCGGCCGCCAAGACCGGCGCCGAGACGCACGAGCGGTCGAAGCAGGGCAAGGCTAAGGTTGAGGAGGCGGCCAAGGAAAAGGCTGGACAGGGGTACGAGACGCTGAAGCAAACCAAGGACGCGGCCGCCGAGAAGGCCGGCGCCGCCAAGGACACGGCTGCGGAGAAGGCCGCAGCAGCCAAGGACGCCGCCGCGGAGAAAGCCGGCGGCGCCACGCAGACGGCCGCGGAGAAGGCTGCAGCAGCCAAggacgccgccgccggcgccacgcAGACGGCAGCGG AGACGGCAGCGGCAGCCAAGGACGCCGCCGCGGAGAAGGCCGGGGCCGCCAAGCAGACAGCCGCGGAGAAGGCAGCGGCAGCGAAGGACGCCGCCGCAGAGAAGGCCCGCGCCACGAAGGATGCGGCCTGGGAGAAGACGGAGTCTGCCAAGGACGCCACATGGCAGGCGCAGGAGAAGCTGAAGCAATACAACGACGTCGCGTCGGAGAAGGCCGCGAACGTCAAGGACGCCGCTGCGGAGAAGGCCCCGGCCGCCAAGGACGCCGCGTGGAAGAACGCCGAGGCGGCCAAGGGAACGGTCGGGGAGAAGGCAGGGGCGGCCAAGGACGCCACGTTGGAGAAGACGGCGTCGGCCAAGGACGCCGCATGGGAGACGGCGGAGGCGGCCAAGGACACGGCCTGGGAGACGGCGGAGGCGGCCAAGGATAAGGCCAACCAGGGGTACGAGAAGGTGAAGGAGAAGGTTGGGGAGGTGAAGGACAAGGTCACCGGCGCGGCAGCCGACGGCAAGGCGAAGAAGCACCGCAAGGACGACGAGCTGTGA